From Procambarus clarkii isolate CNS0578487 chromosome 49, FALCON_Pclarkii_2.0, whole genome shotgun sequence, a single genomic window includes:
- the LOC123763278 gene encoding hsc70-interacting protein, producing MAEESMKPEDLKRLQVFIDACRENPKILHLPELSFFREYLLSLGAKLPMKPTSPKPEEEPMQNSEPESELEESDVELNNEGVIEPETVDPPELGDSNNVPSEEDMDAADEKRSEAMMALSDGDLQKAVDLFTEAIKLNPESAMLYAKRASVLLKQKRVKAAIRDCNEALKHNPDSAGAYKFRGRANRLLGNWLEAAKDLRLACKLDFDEQTDEWLKEVQPNANKLEEHNRKYERQRKDKELGERKERARKAQEEAKKAQEEQKKSQGTSFSFPGGMPGAGGPSGMPDIGNLFKDPDILAAMQDPEVAAAFQDVSANPSNIFKYQSNPKVASVINKLISKLGGGSDNDPPMGFPGAGGFPGAGGFPGAGGFPGAGGFPGAGGFPGAGGFPGAGGPPSGPSPRSSSDDLD from the exons AGAATACCTGCTGAGTCTGGGTGCAAAGTTGCCGATGAAACCCACTTCGCCAAAACCTGAGGAGGAGCCAATGCAAAATTCTGAACCTGAATCAGAATTGGAAGAAAGTGATGTTGAGCTGAACAATGAAGGGGTGATTG AACCCGAAACGGTAGATCCTCCTGAATTGGGTGATAGCAATAATGTACCATCAGAAGAAGATATGGATGCAGCTGATGAAAAGCGTTCTGAGGCAATGATGGCTCTTTCCGATGGAGACCTGCAAAAAGCTGTTGATCTCTTCACAGAAGCAATAAAACTTAATCCAG AATCTGCTATGCTGTATGCCAAGCGAGCTAGTGTGCTTCTGAAGCAGAAGAGGGTAAAAGCTGCAATCAGGGACTGCAATGAGGCACTTAAGCACAATCCAGACTCTGCTGGTGCCTATAAATTCCGTGGACGAGCTAACAG GTTGCTGGGCAACTGGCTGGAAGCAGCAAAGGATCTTAGGCTGGCCTGCAAACTAGACTTCGACGAGCAGACAGATGAATGGCTAAAAGAGGTGCAACCGAAT GCTAATAAGTTGGAAGAACACAACCGTAAATATGAACGCCAGAGGAAGGATAAAGAGCTGGGAGAGAGGAAAGAACGTGCACGTAAAGCTCAAGAGGAAGCAAAGAAG GCACAAGAAGAGCAAAAGAAATCACAAGGAACCTCATTCAGTTTCCCAGGAGGCATGCCAGGAGCTGGTGGACCTAGTGGAATGCCAGATATAGGAAATTTGTTCAAGGATCCTGACATTTTAGCAGCAATGCAG GATCCAGAAGTGGCTGCTGCTTTCCAGGATGTCTCTGCCAATCCATCAAATATCTTCAAGTACCAGTCTAACCCAAAAGTTGCATCAGTAATTAACAAGTTGATTTCCAAACTCGGAGGTGGCAGTGATAATGATCCACCAATGGGCTTCCCTGGAGCTGGTGGTTTCCCTGGGGCTGGTGGCTTCCCCGGGGCTGGTGGCTTCCCAGGAGCTGGTGGCTTTCCCGGGGCTGGTGGCTTCCCAGGAGCTGGCGGCTTTCCCGGGGCTGGTGGTCCTCCTAGTGGTCCTTCCCCTCGGAGTAGCAGTGATGACCTTGATTAA